TTCCTCCGTACACTCGTCCTCGCGGCTCGCGAGCGGGCCATCGCGCTCCGGACGGCGGCCGACGAGACGGCGACCGACGAGGCGTTCCGAGAGCGAGTCGACCACTACGTCGCGGACGTCGTCGCCGAGATGGACGCCGGCGCCGACGAGCTCGAAACGGCCCGCTTCGGGACGTTCGACGTCACCTCCGTGATCCTCGATCTCGACGACCCGCTGCACCTCCAGCGGGCGCGCCGGCTCCGAGTCGAACACGAGATCGACGACGAGGTGGCGACCGCGATCGCCGACCTCGAGACGGTGCTCGACGACATCCACGTCGCCCGCCAGTACTTCAAAACCGTCCACATCCAACAGGAGCTCGCGAACCTCTCGCGGCTGTTGCTCTACGTCGGCTTCCTGGCGCTGGTCGTCGGCGGCTCGCTGTTGCTGGCCGACACCCGTCTGGGTGAGTTCATCACGAGCGACGCGCTCTCGCTGTTGCTGGTGGCGCTGATCGCGAGCGTCGTCGTCCTCCCGTTCACCGTCCTCTTCGCGTACGTGCTGCGGATCGCGACGGTCGCGAGACGGACCGCCGCCGACTTCGGACCGTTCCTGCTCCAGCAACGGATTCCGGAGGAGGATCGCCCGTGAGGGGCGCGAGTCGAGCGACGTCGATGAGCGCTCGTCGGTCCGGTCAGACACGAGATGATCACTTGGCGTCAGTAACGGCGGTTGCGTTCCGTCGACCGGAAGAGAGCGCATTCCCGTCGACGTTTTCGGGCGAATCCACAGCCTTTTTCACATCGATCGGATGCTCTTAGGGTGATGAGCGATGATATTTCCGTTCGCGGCTCTCCTCGAAGGGGTCTCGCCGCCGCGACGTTCGGCTTCTTCATCGGCTTCGCGGGCGTCGTCGTCTACGGACCCGCCGCCTCGGAGTTCGAGCAGGCGATGGGGCTGTCGGGGATCATGCTGGGGCTGCTCGTCGGGGCGCCGAACCTGATCGGCTCGCTCATGCGGATTCCCTTCGGCGCGTGGACCGACGACGTCGGCGCCAGAAAGCCGTTCCTGATCCTGCTGGGGCTGTCGATCGTCGGCATGGCCGGCCTCTCCGGCATCCTCGTGTTCTTCTACCCGGACGGGTTGACGATCGAGCTCTATCCCCTGATCTTCCTCTTCGGGGCACTGAGCGGCTGTGGAATCGGGGCGTTCTCGGTCGGAAACGCCCAGACGTCCTACTGGTACCCCGCCGACAAACAGGGGACCGCCCTCGCGACGTACGCCGGCCTCGGGAACAGTTCGCCCGGCATCTTCACGATCCTCATTCCGATTGCGATCGCCGCGCTCGGGCTGACGACGACGTACGTCGTCTGGCTGGTGTTTCTCGTCCTCGGAACCGTCGTCTACGCCGCCATCGCGGTCGATCCGTACTACTTCCAGCTGCGAAAGCAGGGGCTGAGCGTCGAGCGAGCGCGCGAGCGAGCCGGGGAGCTCGGCCAGGAGCTGTTTCCCAGCGGTGACACGTTCGTTTCCATCCGGGAAGCCGCATCCCTTCCCCGGTCGTGGGCGCTGGTCGCCATGTACTTCACCTCGTTCGGGGGCTTTCTCGCGCTGACCGTCTGGCTCCCTTCCTACTGGGTGTCGCTTCACGGCCTCGAGGCCGGCACCGCCGGGGTGCTGACCGCGGTCGGCTTCATCCTGCTGGCGACGTTCGTTCGCATTCCCGGCGGGATGCTCTCCGACCGCGTCGGCGGCGAGGAGACGGCGATCGCGAGCTTCGCCGTCGTCAGCGTCGGCGCCGTGCTGATGATCCTCACGCGGGACGCGACCGTCGCCGGCGTCGGAATGGTGCTCCTCGCGACCGGGATCGGCGTGGCCAACGCGGC
Above is a genomic segment from Natrononativus amylolyticus containing:
- a CDS encoding MFS transporter; its protein translation is MSDDISVRGSPRRGLAAATFGFFIGFAGVVVYGPAASEFEQAMGLSGIMLGLLVGAPNLIGSLMRIPFGAWTDDVGARKPFLILLGLSIVGMAGLSGILVFFYPDGLTIELYPLIFLFGALSGCGIGAFSVGNAQTSYWYPADKQGTALATYAGLGNSSPGIFTILIPIAIAALGLTTTYVVWLVFLVLGTVVYAAIAVDPYYFQLRKQGLSVERARERAGELGQELFPSGDTFVSIREAASLPRSWALVAMYFTSFGGFLALTVWLPSYWVSLHGLEAGTAGVLTAVGFILLATFVRIPGGMLSDRVGGEETAIASFAVVSVGAVLMILTRDATVAGVGMVLLATGIGVANAATFQLLPQYVPDAVGGASGLVGGLGAFGGFVVPPLLGFFVDVYGTAGYATGFVVYLALGAIGIALSSALYFAVEGS